A genomic region of Runella rosea contains the following coding sequences:
- a CDS encoding sensor histidine kinase: MESPYVIIIGTGIMLIMAMFIVLFVMYYQRKQIEQQMRVKDMEAEFQRKLLEVSMASTEAERRRIAQDLHDDIGALLSVTKLTFNALYGQLGSKDQAERLAKQVREALDETISHVRRISRELVPTTLERFGLPAALQEFAAKSIGSHTVRITFGYSGDENIRLEPKVELMLYRVAQELINNALKHSGGTNVHVQLSLPPETFGLVVEDNGHGFNLQEAHTRPSPGLGLDSIEGRLRVINGKINYETGPQKGCRAVVELRQLVLFEKAKKRDVEKAQ; encoded by the coding sequence ATGGAATCTCCCTATGTCATCATTATCGGGACGGGCATCATGCTGATTATGGCAATGTTCATTGTGCTGTTTGTGATGTATTATCAACGCAAGCAGATTGAACAACAGATGCGCGTCAAAGACATGGAAGCCGAATTTCAACGCAAGCTTCTGGAGGTTTCTATGGCTTCAACCGAAGCCGAGCGCCGGCGCATTGCTCAGGATTTGCACGATGATATTGGGGCGTTGTTGTCGGTTACAAAGTTGACATTCAATGCTTTATACGGTCAGCTAGGCTCCAAAGATCAAGCCGAGCGGCTCGCCAAACAGGTACGAGAAGCCCTCGACGAAACCATCAGCCACGTGCGGCGCATCAGTCGCGAACTCGTGCCTACCACGTTGGAGCGCTTTGGGCTGCCAGCAGCGTTGCAGGAATTTGCAGCCAAAAGTATCGGCAGCCATACGGTTCGGATTACGTTTGGCTACTCGGGAGACGAAAATATACGTTTGGAGCCGAAAGTAGAACTGATGCTGTACCGGGTAGCGCAGGAACTTATCAACAACGCGCTCAAACATTCAGGCGGAACCAACGTTCACGTTCAGCTGTCGTTACCGCCCGAGACCTTTGGCTTGGTTGTAGAAGACAACGGCCACGGGTTTAATTTGCAAGAGGCCCACACGCGTCCTTCGCCGGGGTTGGGGCTAGACAGCATTGAAGGGCGGTTGCGGGTTATCAACGGAAAGATTAATTACGAAACAGGTCCCCAAAAAGGTTGTCGTGCGGTGGTAGAACTCAGGCAGCTGGTGCTGTTTGAGAAAGCAAAAAAACGAGACGTAGAAAAAGCACAATAA
- a CDS encoding response regulator transcription factor — protein MEKIKLVIADDHNLFRKGMTAMLNQIGDFELIGEAANGKELLDLLARVTPDIALLDLQMPVMDGVETTEHIQSQFPHVKVIIVSMHEEDRFIIHLLEKGVNGYLLKDSEPGEVENAIRRVMSDGFYYSDFVSKALHRKVITRATPPAPLFNSKVQISPREMEVLQLLCEGLSTLEISEKLFVSPRTVEGHRLRLLEKTGTKNTAGLVAYAFKNDLL, from the coding sequence ATGGAAAAGATTAAACTCGTAATAGCAGATGATCATAACCTTTTCAGAAAAGGGATGACGGCTATGTTGAATCAAATCGGTGATTTTGAGTTGATTGGGGAAGCCGCCAACGGCAAAGAATTGTTGGATCTGCTGGCGCGCGTCACGCCCGACATTGCCCTGCTGGACCTTCAAATGCCCGTAATGGATGGGGTCGAAACGACCGAGCACATTCAGTCGCAGTTTCCACACGTCAAAGTGATTATCGTTTCCATGCACGAAGAAGACCGTTTCATCATTCACCTGCTTGAAAAGGGCGTCAACGGTTATCTGCTGAAAGACTCCGAGCCGGGAGAAGTCGAAAACGCCATTCGCCGTGTGATGTCTGATGGTTTTTATTATAGCGATTTTGTGTCTAAAGCCTTGCACCGCAAAGTAATCACGCGGGCCACGCCTCCAGCGCCGCTGTTTAATAGCAAAGTACAAATCTCTCCGCGCGAAATGGAAGTATTACAACTGCTCTGCGAGGGCCTTTCAACGCTAGAAATCAGCGAAAAGCTATTTGTGAGCCCCCGCACGGTGGAAGGCCACCGGCTGCGGTTGTTGGAAAAAACGGGCACCAAAAATACTGCGGGGCTGGTGGCATACGCGTTCAAAAACGATTTGCTTTAG
- a CDS encoding fatty acid desaturase family protein: MKQKTQIRFVNKDKNQFFPTLKKRVDAYFQDRQLSKNANGTLIIKTAVLTAMYLLPFIVLLWLQPPLGISLVLWFIMGLGLAGLGMSVMHDANHGAYSENAKTNYWIGNIYLNMLGGSTFNWNLQHNVLHHMYTNVVHVDEDINDKLVLKFSPHTPVKSFHQLQWVYAFFFYGILTLYWVLAKDYIQFIGFTRSGVNKGTKAENALTLLRITLVKVVYFAIIIGVPTLVYHLPLGEVILGFLVMHFVGGVILTTVFQLAHAVEGTSHPLPNEKGIIENDWAIHQLNTTVNFSRHNKWLSWYVGGLNFQVEHHLFPKIAHVHYPELAPIVKETAEEFGIPYLENPSFGVALRSHIANLHQLGRLPDLNEAIG, translated from the coding sequence GTGAAACAAAAAACGCAAATTAGATTCGTAAACAAAGACAAAAACCAATTCTTCCCTACGTTAAAGAAAAGAGTCGATGCCTATTTTCAAGACCGTCAACTCTCAAAAAACGCCAATGGCACGCTGATTATAAAAACAGCCGTTCTGACGGCAATGTATCTACTTCCTTTTATCGTTTTGTTATGGTTGCAACCTCCCCTCGGCATCAGCCTTGTGTTGTGGTTTATTATGGGGCTGGGATTAGCGGGGCTGGGAATGAGCGTAATGCACGACGCAAACCACGGCGCGTATTCAGAAAACGCCAAAACAAACTATTGGATTGGTAATATTTACCTCAATATGCTGGGCGGCTCTACCTTCAATTGGAACCTGCAACACAATGTGTTACACCACATGTACACCAACGTGGTGCACGTCGACGAGGATATCAATGATAAATTGGTGTTAAAATTTTCGCCACATACACCCGTCAAATCCTTCCATCAGCTTCAGTGGGTATACGCCTTTTTTTTCTACGGAATTTTGACACTGTATTGGGTATTGGCCAAAGACTATATTCAGTTCATTGGGTTCACCAGAAGCGGCGTAAATAAAGGGACCAAAGCAGAAAATGCCCTGACACTGCTCAGAATCACGCTGGTTAAAGTTGTTTATTTTGCCATTATTATCGGCGTACCCACGTTGGTCTATCATCTGCCATTGGGCGAAGTAATCCTTGGATTTTTGGTGATGCACTTTGTAGGCGGCGTGATTCTAACCACGGTGTTTCAACTTGCCCACGCGGTAGAAGGAACGAGTCATCCGCTTCCTAACGAAAAAGGCATCATCGAAAACGATTGGGCCATTCACCAGTTGAACACGACCGTCAATTTCTCGCGCCATAACAAATGGCTTTCGTGGTACGTAGGCGGACTGAATTTTCAGGTAGAGCACCATCTTTTCCCCAAAATCGCGCACGTTCACTACCCAGAATTGGCGCCGATTGTCAAAGAAACCGCCGAAGAATTTGGGATTCCTTATCTAGAAAATCCGTCGTTTGGGGTGGCTTTGCGCTCACACATTGCCAATCTGCACCAACTCGGACGCCTTCCCGACCTCAACGAAGCCATCGGGTAG
- a CDS encoding bifunctional UDP-N-acetylmuramoyl-tripeptide:D-alanyl-D-alanine ligase/alanine racemase: MTATIFQNTQIDTNAAYLLTDSRQLVFPQQTIFFAINGARHDGHQFVAELYKKGVRQFVIEQKSLDNKLLATIESFENARIWSVDSSLKALQNVAKRHRAQFDIPVIGITGSNGKTIVKEWLGQLLSADYRTVKSPKSYNSQIGVPLSVWQMNDTHTLGIFEAGISQIHEMKALQEIIQPSIGIFTNIGSAHDEGFRSRKQKVTEKLRLFTQCNQLIYRADYTDIDEEINLILKSVNPKCELISWGSSENCLIQAEWHQDTEQTYVVLKSAVETYDNQLFAVPFTDEASVENCIHCLILLLTLGIPSAEIRQRIGRLRPISMRLELKEGINNCYLIDDTYNNDLVGLTIALNFLSQQEQRTQKVAILSDLLQTGQKEDELYTQINTLLHEKGVQKLIAIGEAFKRNAQFIKVEAQYFTTTNDFLAKLSTHSFRDSLVLIKGARPFQFERIVHRLQQKVHGTVLEINLDALTHNLNFYRNRVGNDTRIMVMVKAFAYGSGSAEVAQLLQFHRVDYLAVAYTDEGVQLRQNGIELPIMVMNPSPSTFEKLIEYQLEPEIYSHKILDEWLSFQYSGPTTEEEVKDEMQEVPIHIKLDTGMHRLGFTEVDLPLLIHKLQQFPTLKVASVFSHLAGADEAIHNEFTRSQYERFVSGASLLEQALGYQPLRHILNSAGIVRFPDYKLDMVRLGIGLYGVEVNRLEQRALQQIGTFKTVVSQVKHLPAGETIGYSRNGILEKASSIATIAIGYADGFDRRFSKGVGKVLINGALCPVVGNVCMDMTMVDATGVTVQEGDEVIIFGNDLPIVQLADQIGTISYELLTGISERVKRVFYKE; encoded by the coding sequence TTCCCCAGCAAACCATTTTTTTTGCCATCAACGGCGCCCGCCACGATGGACATCAATTCGTGGCCGAACTGTACAAAAAAGGCGTTCGCCAATTTGTGATTGAACAAAAAAGCCTCGACAATAAGCTCTTAGCCACCATTGAGTCTTTTGAAAACGCCCGAATTTGGAGCGTAGATAGCAGTTTAAAAGCCTTACAAAACGTAGCAAAACGCCACCGTGCTCAATTTGACATACCAGTCATAGGTATCACGGGGAGTAACGGCAAAACCATCGTCAAAGAATGGCTGGGGCAACTGCTCAGTGCCGATTATCGAACGGTAAAAAGTCCCAAAAGCTATAACTCACAAATCGGCGTGCCGCTGTCGGTATGGCAGATGAACGATACCCATACCTTGGGGATTTTTGAAGCGGGGATTTCGCAGATTCACGAAATGAAGGCACTTCAGGAAATCATTCAGCCCAGCATCGGCATATTCACCAACATCGGCTCTGCTCACGATGAGGGCTTTAGAAGTCGGAAGCAAAAAGTAACCGAAAAGCTGCGCCTTTTTACCCAATGTAACCAACTCATTTATCGCGCCGATTACACGGATATTGACGAAGAGATTAACCTTATTTTAAAATCCGTTAATCCAAAATGCGAGTTAATCAGCTGGGGTTCAAGCGAAAACTGCCTGATTCAGGCCGAGTGGCATCAAGACACCGAACAAACCTACGTGGTGCTAAAATCGGCCGTTGAAACCTACGATAACCAACTTTTTGCTGTTCCTTTTACCGACGAAGCATCGGTAGAAAACTGCATTCATTGCCTAATTCTACTGCTTACACTGGGCATTCCTTCGGCTGAAATTAGGCAACGCATAGGGCGTTTACGGCCCATTTCCATGCGTCTTGAGCTGAAAGAAGGGATTAACAACTGCTATTTAATTGATGATACCTACAATAACGACCTTGTAGGATTGACGATTGCGCTCAATTTTTTGAGCCAACAAGAACAGCGTACCCAAAAAGTAGCGATTTTGTCTGATTTGCTGCAAACGGGACAAAAAGAGGACGAACTGTATACCCAAATCAACACTTTACTGCACGAAAAGGGCGTTCAAAAACTCATCGCCATCGGCGAAGCCTTTAAACGAAATGCCCAATTCATTAAGGTGGAAGCCCAATATTTTACGACAACTAATGACTTTCTTGCCAAATTATCTACCCACTCCTTCCGAGATTCATTGGTACTTATCAAAGGAGCCAGGCCCTTTCAGTTTGAGCGAATTGTACACCGTTTACAGCAAAAAGTCCATGGAACCGTGTTGGAAATCAACTTGGATGCTCTGACGCACAACCTTAACTTTTACCGAAACCGCGTCGGCAACGACACACGCATTATGGTCATGGTCAAGGCGTTTGCGTACGGTAGCGGCAGCGCCGAAGTAGCTCAATTATTGCAGTTTCACCGGGTTGATTATTTGGCCGTGGCCTACACCGACGAAGGGGTTCAACTGCGCCAAAATGGCATTGAATTGCCCATTATGGTCATGAACCCATCGCCTTCTACTTTTGAGAAACTCATTGAATATCAACTTGAACCTGAGATTTACAGCCACAAAATCCTGGACGAATGGCTCAGTTTTCAGTATTCGGGCCCTACAACGGAAGAAGAGGTTAAAGATGAAATGCAGGAGGTGCCGATTCACATCAAGCTTGATACAGGTATGCACCGGCTAGGTTTTACGGAAGTTGATTTGCCATTGCTGATTCATAAATTACAACAGTTCCCGACTTTAAAAGTTGCTTCAGTTTTTAGCCATTTGGCGGGAGCAGATGAAGCCATTCACAATGAATTTACCCGTTCACAATACGAGCGTTTTGTTTCGGGGGCTTCGCTGCTTGAACAGGCTTTGGGTTATCAACCACTGCGCCATATTCTCAATTCGGCGGGAATCGTGCGGTTTCCAGATTATAAACTGGATATGGTGCGGTTGGGAATCGGCCTCTATGGCGTAGAAGTCAATCGGCTAGAACAACGGGCCTTGCAGCAAATCGGTACGTTCAAAACGGTGGTTTCTCAGGTAAAACACCTCCCCGCTGGCGAAACAATCGGCTATAGCCGCAACGGAATTTTAGAGAAAGCCTCCTCCATCGCAACCATTGCCATTGGCTACGCCGACGGCTTTGACCGCCGTTTTAGCAAGGGGGTAGGCAAAGTACTTATCAACGGTGCTTTGTGCCCGGTAGTTGGCAATGTGTGCATGGACATGACCATGGTAGACGCAACGGGCGTCACAGTTCAGGAAGGCGACGAAGTCATTATTTTTGGAAATGACCTGCCAATCGTACAATTGGCAGATCAAATCGGAACCATTTCTTACGAACTTTTGACGGGCATCAGTGAGCGAGTCAAACGCGTTTTTTACAAAGAATAA